A single Paenibacillus kribbensis DNA region contains:
- a CDS encoding 3-oxoacid CoA-transferase subunit B, with translation MNNRELIARRIAQEFKSGEVVNLGVGMPTMVVDYIPDNVNIMLQAENGIVGVGPKAAPGKERLDCIDSGGNYVTTVEGASFFDSALSFSIIRGGHVDITVLGALEVDAKGNLASWMIPGKKVPGMGGAMDLVVGAKRVIVAMEHVNKNGAPKILTQCKLPLTAVNVVKTIVTEKAVIDVIPGRGLMLKEIAPGLTVEDVQMATEAELIVSPHLKAIAV, from the coding sequence ATGAATAATAGAGAATTAATTGCTAGAAGAATAGCCCAGGAATTCAAAAGTGGCGAAGTTGTCAACCTTGGTGTTGGAATGCCTACAATGGTGGTGGACTATATCCCCGATAACGTTAATATTATGCTGCAGGCAGAGAACGGAATCGTCGGCGTTGGTCCCAAAGCGGCTCCCGGAAAAGAAAGACTCGATTGTATCGATTCAGGCGGGAACTACGTTACAACCGTGGAAGGAGCAAGCTTTTTTGACAGTGCGCTTTCATTTTCCATCATCCGCGGAGGGCATGTGGATATCACCGTTTTGGGCGCCCTGGAGGTCGATGCGAAAGGCAATCTGGCAAGCTGGATGATCCCAGGGAAAAAGGTGCCGGGTATGGGAGGAGCCATGGATTTGGTGGTCGGAGCCAAGAGAGTGATTGTAGCCATGGAGCATGTGAACAAAAATGGGGCGCCCAAAATACTGACACAATGCAAGCTCCCCCTGACCGCTGTAAATGTTGTAAAGACCATCGTAACCGAAAAGGCTGTCATCGATGTTATTCCGGGTAGAGGCCTGATGCTGAAGGAAATTGCTCCGGGTTTGACAGTGGAAGATGTTCAAATGGCAACAGAGGCTGAGCTGATCGTTTCACCACATCTGAAGGCCATCGCAGTGTAA
- a CDS encoding SDR family oxidoreductase → MNISEQVAFVTGANRGLGRHLALELLSRGAKVYAGARNPDSVDIPGVIPVKLDITNPQEVAAAAVAAKDVTLLINNAGTSTGASLLDGDLDKIHLEFNTHVFGTLSMVRAFAPNIAKNGGGSILNILSVLSWVSMGNEGAYTAAKAAEWGLTNVLRLNLYPQNVRVASLHVGFMDTDMTAGVEAPKSNPADIAKIAIDGIECDSFEIVADDVSRTVQSNLAGGVAAIYPQLS, encoded by the coding sequence ATGAATATCTCTGAACAAGTAGCCTTTGTCACGGGTGCGAACCGAGGTCTTGGTCGCCATCTTGCGCTTGAACTTCTATCCAGAGGGGCTAAGGTTTATGCTGGTGCAAGAAATCCGGATTCCGTTGACATTCCTGGTGTAATACCTGTAAAACTTGATATTACCAACCCTCAAGAGGTAGCTGCAGCTGCCGTGGCAGCTAAGGATGTTACGCTTCTGATCAATAATGCAGGCACGTCTACAGGCGCTTCTTTGCTTGACGGAGATCTCGATAAAATACATTTGGAGTTTAATACACACGTCTTTGGTACACTATCCATGGTTCGTGCTTTCGCACCTAATATTGCAAAGAATGGCGGGGGTTCAATTCTGAATATTCTTTCCGTATTATCTTGGGTTAGTATGGGAAATGAAGGCGCGTATACGGCTGCAAAGGCAGCGGAGTGGGGACTGACAAACGTACTGCGCTTAAATCTGTATCCTCAAAATGTGAGAGTTGCCAGCTTGCATGTGGGATTTATGGATACAGACATGACGGCAGGTGTTGAAGCTCCCAAATCCAACCCCGCGGATATTGCAAAAATTGCTATTGATGGTATAGAGTGCGATAGCTTTGAAATTGTCGCCGACGACGTAAGCCGCACTGTTCAAAGCAATCTCGCCGGCGGTGTTGCTGCGATATACCCACAGCTATCCTAA
- a CDS encoding CoA transferase subunit A — MNNKVISAEEAVKKVKDGDTVMVGGFLAGGFPEDLVRALVDTNSASNLTVISNDTGTPELSIYKLVKSGRVKRIFASYIGSNPETGRLLMTKEAEVQLFPQGTLAEKIRAGGAGLGGVLTPVGVGTIVEEGKKKIEIDEREYLLELPLKADVALIRAHKADEAGNLVINGSSRNFNLVMATAAEYVVAQTDEYVKSGEIDPNHINVPGIFVDAIVKVGEYNE, encoded by the coding sequence ATGAATAACAAAGTAATCTCCGCTGAAGAAGCAGTTAAGAAGGTCAAAGACGGAGACACGGTAATGGTCGGAGGTTTTCTGGCAGGAGGCTTTCCGGAGGACCTGGTGCGTGCGCTTGTCGACACAAATTCCGCAAGCAATCTTACGGTTATATCCAATGACACAGGCACACCGGAATTATCGATCTATAAACTTGTAAAAAGCGGCAGAGTAAAGCGGATTTTTGCATCCTATATCGGCTCCAATCCGGAAACGGGAAGGCTCCTTATGACGAAAGAAGCGGAGGTCCAACTCTTTCCGCAAGGCACGCTCGCGGAAAAAATACGCGCAGGAGGAGCCGGTTTGGGCGGTGTTTTAACACCTGTAGGTGTAGGCACCATTGTAGAGGAAGGAAAAAAGAAAATAGAAATTGACGAAAGGGAATATTTGCTCGAACTCCCGCTCAAAGCGGATGTGGCGCTAATCAGAGCTCATAAAGCTGATGAAGCGGGGAATCTTGTCATCAACGGTTCTTCACGCAACTTCAATTTGGTTATGGCTACAGCGGCAGAGTATGTAGTTGCTCAGACAGACGAATACGTAAAGTCGGGGGAAATTGACCCCAATCATATTAACGTTCCCGGAATATTTGTCGATGCGATTGTAAAGGTGGGTGAATATAATGAATAA
- a CDS encoding TetR/AcrR family transcriptional regulator codes for MARYKEFEVNEVLDKAVQLFWMQGYEKTSMQELVDFMGIHRRSIYDTFGDKHALFMNALKRYEAIQSNEMRLLVEKQEPVKELIRQFFEYSLEKEGEPQGCFIVNSGVELGVLDPEVSSFVEDSYSKMEKSLYNLILFGQQTGEIKARLDPEALSHYFMNVWLGLRTMVKTATNQEKLSGIINTALSILD; via the coding sequence ATGGCAAGATATAAAGAATTTGAAGTGAATGAAGTATTAGATAAAGCGGTACAACTCTTTTGGATGCAAGGGTACGAGAAAACCTCGATGCAAGAATTGGTTGACTTTATGGGAATTCATAGAAGAAGCATCTATGATACTTTTGGGGATAAGCATGCTTTATTTATGAATGCACTCAAACGATACGAGGCTATTCAAAGTAACGAAATGAGATTATTGGTTGAGAAGCAAGAACCGGTTAAGGAATTAATTCGACAATTTTTTGAATACTCGCTAGAGAAAGAAGGAGAACCCCAAGGGTGTTTCATCGTAAATTCGGGTGTGGAGCTGGGAGTATTAGATCCAGAAGTTTCCTCCTTTGTTGAAGATAGCTATTCAAAAATGGAGAAGTCGTTATATAATCTTATCCTTTTTGGTCAACAAACAGGTGAAATCAAAGCTCGTCTTGACCCTGAAGCTCTTTCTCATTACTTCATGAATGTTTGGTTAGGATTACGTACGATGGTCAAAACAGCAACTAATCAAGAGAAGCTATCGGGTATTATTAATACCGCACTGAGCATTTTAGATTGA
- a CDS encoding peptide MFS transporter, whose translation MNDELQHGPGSNNSRLEEVLDDSKFFGHPRGVGALAAGNFFNSFAWGALYAILIFYLYSPFTKGLEFTQGQAASMVTAMGACNSIFVILGSWLADRVLGLRKALIIGNIIKGTAFGLLAIPAFSLTQGRIFAFIALFLMSLPIMGASNASLTGQLYRKTDNGRRDAAFTIHTIANNIAGLVAPVLVGQIGMKNYHIGFLIAAVAAFLYGAVIFFTQHKFFGPLGEKPIKPLEEGKFGKIFVRFVLVLIVVIGTIVALVLAEVISFQGVLNIITSATFIIPIVFLTNLLSKKDLTALDRRRMKPFLKLFAAQIVMALCGVMLTSTVAIFIDQKIDRKILGFEVAPGSVGTIYTVLGLVLAPVFVWLWTKTRATHIRTTYKYGLGIIFSALGYGLLTIPIVLFKDQAPYSLLWMVFYYLFLTFSDNLVWPIGSSLVAKLSPEAYDTQMQTAWGQAGTIGNGIALILFSFYQTADQQVNLFPIMTGLLLVTALLIFGFSKNIEKDMV comes from the coding sequence ATGAACGATGAATTGCAGCATGGGCCAGGTTCCAACAATTCAAGGCTAGAGGAAGTCCTTGACGACAGCAAATTTTTTGGGCATCCAAGGGGTGTGGGAGCTCTGGCGGCGGGTAATTTTTTTAATTCCTTCGCTTGGGGAGCCCTGTACGCGATTTTAATTTTTTACCTCTATTCTCCCTTTACGAAGGGATTGGAATTTACACAAGGACAGGCCGCATCTATGGTGACGGCAATGGGTGCATGTAATTCAATCTTCGTTATTTTGGGAAGCTGGCTGGCGGACCGGGTATTGGGACTGCGTAAAGCCTTGATCATAGGGAACATCATAAAAGGGACGGCTTTCGGACTCCTGGCCATTCCGGCCTTTTCCCTCACCCAAGGAAGAATCTTTGCATTCATCGCTTTGTTTTTGATGTCGCTTCCAATTATGGGGGCAAGCAATGCTTCTCTGACCGGTCAACTGTATCGCAAAACCGATAATGGAAGACGTGATGCCGCTTTTACAATTCATACCATTGCCAACAATATAGCCGGACTTGTTGCTCCGGTGTTAGTCGGTCAAATTGGCATGAAAAACTACCATATCGGCTTTCTTATCGCCGCCGTGGCCGCTTTTCTCTATGGTGCCGTTATCTTTTTCACCCAACACAAGTTTTTTGGACCTCTGGGTGAAAAGCCGATCAAGCCTCTTGAGGAAGGGAAGTTCGGTAAAATATTTGTCCGGTTTGTGCTGGTCCTGATTGTTGTAATCGGCACCATTGTAGCATTGGTCCTGGCAGAAGTAATTTCTTTCCAGGGAGTACTAAATATTATTACTTCGGCGACCTTTATTATTCCGATTGTCTTCCTGACCAATCTGCTGAGTAAAAAAGATTTAACAGCTCTAGATCGAAGAAGAATGAAGCCTTTCCTCAAATTGTTCGCGGCGCAAATCGTGATGGCGCTGTGCGGAGTTATGTTGACCTCGACGGTGGCTATTTTCATAGACCAGAAAATTGACCGTAAGATTTTGGGATTTGAGGTCGCTCCGGGATCGGTAGGGACCATCTACACCGTCTTAGGTTTGGTACTGGCGCCGGTCTTTGTATGGCTCTGGACAAAGACACGCGCAACGCATATTCGTACCACATATAAATACGGCTTGGGTATCATCTTTTCAGCCCTGGGCTACGGCTTATTAACCATTCCGATTGTTCTGTTTAAGGACCAGGCTCCGTACAGCTTGCTGTGGATGGTATTCTATTACCTGTTTCTAACCTTCTCGGATAATTTAGTCTGGCCGATCGGTTCATCTTTGGTCGCTAAATTATCACCTGAGGCTTATGATACCCAGATGCAGACCGCCTGGGGGCAAGCCGGCACGATAGGGAACGGAATCGCCCTGATTTTATTCAGCTTTTACCAGACGGCGGATCAGCAAGTGAATTTATTCCCTATTATGACCGGACTTTTGCTTGTTACGGCCTTACTTATCTTTGGTTTCTCGAAGAATATTGAAAAGGACATGGTATAA
- a CDS encoding acetyl-CoA C-acetyltransferase yields the protein MKKVALVSPLRTAVGSFNKTLAPLSAPELGATVMTACLQQSKLEPDLIDQIYLGNVLQAGNGQNPARQAALKAGIPIGVPETTINTVCGSGLHAVALAYNSILAEQGNIVLAGGMESMSNAPYLLRNARNGYKLGNGELVDSLVADGLTCPINNYHMGITAENVAEKYGISRLEQDEFAFESQIKAAEAKNKKVFDEQIVPVMIKTKKETIYFTEDEHIRGNTTKEKLATLKTAFKENGTVTAGNASGINDGAAAMLVVSEDKCKEHALKPLAYIKGYSLVGVDPAYMGMGPVKAISTLLKQQGMSIDDIDLFEINEAFAAQAVAVMKELGVNPEKVNVNGGAIAIGHPVGASGARILVTLVHEMARRSSRYGIASLCIGTGMGIAMLVENALI from the coding sequence ATGAAAAAAGTAGCTTTAGTAAGCCCGTTAAGAACAGCGGTCGGCTCTTTTAACAAAACCCTTGCGCCCCTAAGCGCTCCTGAACTGGGAGCAACCGTGATGACAGCATGCCTTCAGCAAAGTAAATTAGAGCCTGATTTGATTGATCAAATTTATTTGGGAAATGTTCTTCAGGCGGGCAATGGACAAAATCCTGCCAGACAGGCGGCCCTAAAAGCCGGTATCCCTATCGGTGTACCCGAAACAACGATAAACACGGTTTGCGGTTCTGGACTTCATGCCGTCGCTTTAGCCTACAATTCAATATTGGCGGAACAAGGAAACATCGTATTGGCCGGAGGCATGGAGAGCATGTCGAACGCCCCTTATCTGCTAAGAAATGCAAGAAACGGCTACAAGCTTGGCAACGGTGAATTGGTAGACTCCCTGGTGGCCGACGGCCTAACGTGCCCGATCAACAATTACCATATGGGAATTACCGCAGAAAATGTTGCCGAAAAATATGGAATTTCAAGACTTGAGCAAGATGAATTTGCCTTTGAAAGCCAGATCAAGGCTGCAGAAGCAAAAAACAAGAAGGTTTTTGATGAGCAGATTGTTCCGGTCATGATTAAAACCAAAAAAGAAACGATTTATTTCACAGAGGACGAACACATAAGAGGAAATACAACGAAAGAAAAACTTGCTACTTTAAAAACTGCGTTTAAGGAGAACGGAACGGTTACCGCCGGAAATGCTTCAGGAATCAATGATGGCGCGGCAGCTATGCTTGTAGTATCGGAAGACAAATGCAAGGAACATGCGTTAAAGCCGTTGGCATATATCAAGGGTTATTCACTTGTTGGCGTTGACCCTGCATATATGGGAATGGGACCGGTGAAAGCTATTTCGACCCTTCTTAAGCAACAGGGAATGTCCATCGATGACATTGATCTTTTTGAAATTAATGAAGCGTTCGCCGCACAAGCAGTAGCGGTAATGAAAGAGCTTGGGGTCAATCCGGAGAAGGTGAACGTCAATGGCGGCGCGATCGCGATCGGGCATCCTGTCGGTGCAAGCGGTGCTAGGATTTTGGTTACGTTGGTTCATGAAATGGCGCGAAGATCTTCACGTTACGGCATCGCCTCGTTATGCATCGGAACGGGAATGGGAATAGCGATGCTGGTTGAAAATGCACTCATTTAA
- a CDS encoding acetoacetate decarboxylase, with protein sequence MNQKDVLSLQSMPAASASYGRPPCRFINREFFIITYESDPAAIRQAVPEPLQPDGSNTVSYEWIKMPDSSGLGSYEESGIVIPCTFHGEPCNFVAQMYLDNAPAILGGREIWGFPKKWAKPRLSVEETETLTGTLLYNNVLVAMGTMPFKYNMLDEQETAKAIAKTQVNLKLIPDVDGSPKIAQLVAYNLENITVKGAWSGPARLSLIPHVNAPVADLPVKSYIGGKHFIADLTLPYGRVLYDYLQ encoded by the coding sequence ATGAATCAAAAAGATGTACTTTCACTCCAATCCATGCCTGCGGCCAGCGCCAGTTATGGACGCCCGCCATGCCGCTTCATCAACCGGGAATTTTTTATCATTACCTATGAATCCGATCCCGCTGCGATTAGACAGGCGGTCCCGGAACCTCTTCAGCCGGATGGAAGCAATACGGTTTCCTATGAATGGATCAAGATGCCCGATTCATCCGGTTTAGGAAGCTATGAGGAAAGCGGTATTGTCATTCCGTGTACTTTTCATGGAGAACCCTGTAATTTTGTGGCCCAAATGTATTTGGATAACGCGCCTGCTATTCTTGGGGGACGTGAAATTTGGGGATTTCCGAAAAAATGGGCGAAGCCCCGCCTGAGCGTTGAGGAAACGGAGACACTGACGGGTACACTGCTTTATAATAACGTCCTGGTGGCCATGGGAACGATGCCTTTCAAATATAACATGCTTGATGAACAGGAAACGGCTAAAGCCATCGCAAAAACGCAGGTTAATTTAAAATTGATTCCTGATGTTGATGGTAGCCCCAAAATTGCTCAGTTAGTGGCGTATAATCTCGAAAATATTACTGTAAAAGGAGCCTGGTCAGGGCCTGCCAGATTAAGCCTGATCCCCCATGTCAACGCTCCTGTGGCAGATTTGCCGGTTAAATCTTATATTGGCGGAAAACATTTTATTGCCGATTTAACGCTTCCATATGGGAGAGTCCTCTACGATTATCTCCAATAA